In one window of uncultured Acetobacteroides sp. DNA:
- a CDS encoding 3'-5' exonuclease, producing the protein MELNVKNPLVIFDLETTGIDMVNDRIVEICILKVFPDGHSEVKTRRVNPTIPIPAPSTAIHGITDEDVKDCPTFKEIAKSLVQLIEGCDFAGYNSNKFDLPLLAEEFIRAGIDFDLKKRKFIDVQTIFHKMEQRTLVAAYKFYCDKDLNNAHSAEADTVATYEVLKAQLDRYPELKNDIDFLSDFSARTRNVDFAGRIVLNDKDVEVFNFGKHRGRPVVEVLQAEPGYYAWMMNGDFPLYTKNVLTRIKLGMMVK; encoded by the coding sequence ATGGAGTTAAACGTAAAGAATCCGCTCGTAATTTTCGATCTCGAAACTACGGGAATCGATATGGTAAACGATCGAATCGTAGAGATCTGCATCCTTAAGGTATTCCCCGACGGGCATTCCGAGGTGAAAACGCGCAGGGTGAACCCTACCATTCCCATTCCTGCCCCATCAACGGCCATCCACGGCATTACCGACGAGGACGTAAAGGACTGCCCAACGTTTAAGGAGATCGCCAAGTCGCTGGTGCAGCTCATCGAAGGGTGCGATTTTGCGGGCTACAACTCCAACAAGTTCGATTTGCCGCTTTTGGCCGAGGAGTTCATCCGCGCCGGCATCGACTTTGATCTGAAAAAAAGAAAGTTCATCGACGTGCAAACCATCTTCCACAAGATGGAGCAGCGCACGCTGGTTGCCGCCTACAAGTTCTACTGCGATAAGGATCTGAACAACGCCCATAGCGCCGAGGCCGATACCGTTGCCACCTACGAGGTGCTCAAGGCGCAGCTCGACCGTTACCCCGAGCTGAAGAACGACATCGACTTCCTTTCCGATTTCTCGGCAAGGACCCGCAACGTCGATTTTGCCGGACGAATCGTTCTTAACGATAAGGATGTTGAGGTGTTCAACTTCGGCAAGCACCGGGGGCGTCCGGTGGTGGAGGTGCTGCAAGCCGAGCCCGGCTACTACGCCTGGATGATGAACGGCGATTTTCCCCTTTATACGAAAAATGTTCTAACCCGCATTAAGCTGGGGATGATGGTAAAGTAA
- a CDS encoding SAM-dependent chlorinase/fluorinase — translation MAIATLTTDWSRHDFYVAALKGEILKRNPAAAIIDVSHQIPAFQLQGAAYVMRSAFHHFPEKSVHVIGVDSEPTPKKPVVAVSYQGHFFVAVDNGVMGLICDSQPDAVVTVDYEDQGNGFSALVPFAKAAAALTLGEPIESIGTPKPSVNHMPMLLPVLDASFIIGNVIYIDTFGNIITNITCQEFDRVAKGRRYEILIQSNRYKVKAISSTYNAVEDGEFVALFNSAGHLEVAQNKGRIASILNLDMGSSVRINFFNQ, via the coding sequence ATGGCAATTGCAACGCTCACAACCGACTGGTCGCGGCACGATTTCTACGTAGCCGCCCTAAAAGGAGAGATTCTGAAGAGGAATCCAGCGGCTGCCATCATCGATGTATCCCATCAGATTCCCGCATTTCAGCTACAGGGCGCGGCCTACGTCATGCGGAGCGCCTTCCACCATTTCCCCGAGAAAAGCGTACACGTAATAGGGGTGGATAGCGAGCCTACGCCCAAGAAGCCCGTTGTGGCGGTTAGCTACCAGGGGCACTTCTTTGTGGCGGTGGATAACGGGGTGATGGGGCTCATCTGCGACTCGCAGCCCGATGCGGTGGTGACCGTCGACTACGAGGACCAGGGGAACGGCTTCAGCGCGCTAGTGCCCTTTGCCAAGGCGGCGGCGGCGCTCACCTTGGGCGAGCCCATCGAGAGCATCGGAACGCCCAAGCCTTCGGTGAACCATATGCCAATGCTACTGCCGGTGCTCGACGCCAGCTTCATTATCGGCAACGTCATCTACATCGATACGTTTGGTAACATCATCACCAACATTACCTGCCAGGAGTTCGACCGCGTGGCCAAGGGGCGCCGCTACGAGATACTGATCCAGAGCAACCGCTACAAGGTAAAGGCGATCTCCAGCACCTACAACGCGGTGGAGGATGGCGAGTTTGTAGCCCTGTTCAACTCGGCCGGGCATCTGGAGGTGGCCCAGAACAAGGGGCGCATTGCCTCGATCCTGAACCTGGACATGGGCTCGTCGGTGCGCATCAACTTTTTTAACCAGTAG